A stretch of DNA from Columba livia isolate bColLiv1 breed racing homer chromosome 11, bColLiv1.pat.W.v2, whole genome shotgun sequence:
ggcagagaTCTGACAGAATAACTGCTCGGGCTTCAGAGGCATTTGTCAGTAACAGCTGTTGTATCTCCGTCTTTCTTGTTATTCAAGTGGGATTCGTCTAGGCAATAATGCTTTCCAGCCAACGGAATAATACCCCGTGATGAGAACTGATCTCCCGAGCACAGGAGGTCTTCGAAAAAGAGCACAACTCCAGATATTTCTGCAGATTGGCTAAAGACTATCTCTGCGGACCTCTCTCTCATTGCAACGAATGGCCTCGCGAACACTTTGGTGTCACTGGTTACCTGGTGTCCCCCCGGTGGTCCCCCAGCCCCTTGTGCCCAGAAGCAGAGCCTCCCTTCAGTCTGCAATCAATAACAGGGCTGCGCGCTCGCCCTTTGTACCCGCCGGCAGCCAGAACACAAAGTCTTGCTCTAACAGTGCCAGACATCACCATTTCCTAGAATAAATTATCTGGGGCAATCGGGTTTCGTTGTACAAACAAACCAGGGGTTTGGTTACACTGTAACTGAGACACTGGAAAAAGGACGGGGTTGGGGGGGTTAGAAGAAAATTGGCTGTCAGGAAATCGCTGAGCAGATTCAGAGCTttgaagataaatattttttcactaaAATATTATCTGATATGTTATTTGgttattaaaaaaccccagcagGATCCATAACAATTGATGGAGGTTTCTCCGCTTATTTGTTTATAGGTGAGTATTCCCTGGATCAGACAGGCCCCAATTACAAGGGATGTTAGTTCCTTAGTTGATTTCTCAAGGTAGACATTAACACTGAAGTAAAAGGATTCCTTTTGTTTAAAGGTATAGAAATGCACAAAAAACCATagttctccttttcttctgctactGAGACACATGCTGGCTTTTCATTAGAAATGCCACAGCTGTCAACCCCTACTGAGATAAAGCAAAGAACCTCGTCAtaacaaaatggaaaactgcaaaaaatataagattttaaacaaataaaacttgaATAATGTTTTCCTTTCGCTTCTTGGCACAGGCTGGTTATTCTGTACAGCAGACTTAATTCTTTTCCCAAGTAGTATCCATAATCACAAGGGctagaaatatgttttcaaatgaaagctGAATATAATGACAGCACGAGTCCAGAAGCTGGGGATCTGTGTAAACAGCAAAGTTTTGTGACAGAATAGTAAGAGTTACCAAGACCAAATAATCACAAAAAGAACTGtcattttcaattttttcaaGGCAAACAAGACTTTGCTAGTTTTAGTTTACATGCCTTTGTTCAGCCAGGAAGATCCATCCTACAAAAGCTCCATTAATTTCCAACACATTAAAAGGAACAACTCTTAGTTTACAATTTAGAAGATAAGACTTCATCTAACAGTATGTTATTTAACATAATGAAATCCgcaggggaaataaaaaggcaaagcctttgAGGCTTTATCACACTACAGTAGACTTGCAGACTTCAGAGATGCTGATTACAAGACCGTGTTTGTACAAAACCAACACACTAATTACCCAGAGAGCCTTGAAGTGAGCAGGAAGATTGCAAGAGTGGATTATCAAATCCTCAGTCTTGACAACACTTGGAGCTGGACCTTGTAAGTATTTGGGCACCTACTATGTAGGCATGTGCTTCAGGAGGCATTTAGTGGGTGTTGAAAGTCCTGCTTGGCGACAATATTCATTTTTGAGGgtttattcctttaaaaatcacCTGTCACTTTGAATTTTTTACATGCAGTTTGAACTTTGGTATAACGTCTATGAGATGTTTTAGGAAATTGCCACCAGGATCATGATCTCCTTGATGTTATAACACAGCAGGCACAAAAACATGTCATGAAAAAAGATTCAAAGCACAAACatcatatataaatatatatcatACATATAATTATGTGCCACTTTGATTTAGCCATTGCCTGCAAGTGTTTTTCTGTGCAGGATATGCTGATAAAAGCATCTTAGCAAAACTGTAATTGGTGAAGTGCACTGCTCACAGCATTTACAAGGGGCCCACGCCTTCAACAAAACTTATAGATATGGTTAGATTACATACAGGCTTAAATGTATGGATGACTTAAGTCTATAATTAAAAGTTTGATTTAAGCtcagttttgtcttttaatgaaaaatgtcacCCATGCAACAGCAGACTAGAACCtcagaaaaaaagggaagaattatctcctttttattagGATCATCCCATGAATTATATGCACAAAAAGCTCTGTAGACACACCTGAAACTGCACTGTCCAGCAGTCGAAATTAAACATGTCtggggaagaaataaaatcctACTTACTTCTGCCCACTTTAAAAGGGCAGGGATTATATAGGGAAAACTTAAgctaaaatatattatttttcagccTCTACGACGATTCATTTGGCTTAGAACAAGCTACCCAGGCTAAGATATTTGCATTGGGGTGTTTGGATTGAGTTATCGTTTCTATTCTGCAAGTGACAATACACTCCTGCTATAGGTCACACAGGAGAGCAGActgtaattatttctgtttatatcAAACAAGGGCTGGTGTAATATTTTCGGAGAATTGAATGCTGCTATCACTGTTGCTGGGGTATTTTGTTTCAATGACATTCTCAATTATCAGTCTCTATGCTTTGCCAGTGCCTGTGAACGACAGTCTCTAGTaaagcttattaaaaaatattgtttgctGAAAGGGTACTACAAAAAATCCAATTCTTGCACACAGCatgagaaaacatttaaaaatcgTTGGCTGAGCAGTTGTGGAAAATAGTCAGCACCGCAAAGACGTCAGCACCGCGGAAAGAAGGCAGATAGGGGAACAGGGACACCAACACCATTGCATTAGAGCAGAGGCAACGCCACATATCCGCACCATAAATCCTTTGGGCAGAGAGCTGTTAATAACCGCTGTGGCACTTCAGGAACTGGTGACACAGCGCGGGAGAGCTGGTGCAGCTCCCCCCTGCAGGTATTTACAGGCAACAAACCGCCTTTAGGAAAAGTCTGGACGTTCAGGTGGAACTTCACGAAAGGCGACAGGACCAACCACCATCTGCAGCAGGTGGAAACATAAATACATTGCTGAAACAGATGCCATCCAGAGTAATTTTGGTTCACGCAGAATTATTTAGCTGCCAAAAAGGCTTCATGTCATCACTCACACAGAACTCAACGCATCTCTGGGCTTCTGCAGGCCTGAAATGCACTCACACCGCACCACAGCCAGGGCCGCTGCCGCTGCAGACGCTGCGGTTCACCCTTGGCAGCTGCGCCTTCCCGTTAAAATCCAAATATGTCAGGCATCGCCTCCTTAAAACCCGCACAGGAACCAAGGAAAGCCTCACAAATCTCTATTTATGTGAATGGGCTTTGCATCAAATCCTAACTGCGGGGAGTCAGTTCTCCCACCCTGAAGTCCCACGGCCGCCATGGCCCCGAGGGACCCGGCCCGGCGGAAGTGGCGGGCCGCGGGCCGGAAGAGGCGGGGCTTTGtgcggcggcgcggcggcggctggCGGATTCGGTGAGGGGGCGGCGATGGCGGCGGGGAGGCCTgtgaggggtggggggagccGAGAGCCGCTGCTTCCCTCAGCGGGCTCCGAGCGGGGCCCCAGCCGCTGTGAGGGGACGGGGCCCCGGCCCGAGCCCTGCGAGGGGAGGGAGCCCCGGGCGCTGCTCAGGTGTTTGGCCTTGGGCGGAGGAGGGTGACGGGTCTCTCTGTGACCAGCTCCCGCAGGATGGACGCTGATGTTACAATTATTAATCGCGGGGAGAGCATCTCCTTCGCTCTCTGGAGAAGGCTGCGGGTCCTGAAGGCCTCCCGGCCCCCCTGAGGAGCCAAGTTCCTCGGACACAGCTCGGTAAAAACTAACGAGGTTAGCTCCTTgtaaaaaagaaggatgaaGTCACTGGGCATCCTGCAGAAATAACTCCTGTACCTGCTTCAGAAGGGTGTATGCTGTGTCATTGGGTGGAAGGCTGCAGATGTGCCACCAGATGCTGAACTCTGAAGGTGACAAGAGGGGagttcagcctgcagaaagaGTAATGTGCTGTATTCCCCATAAACACGCCACTGACCCCAAGCTGCTCATTGGTACAGCGGGGAGAAGAGTCGGGCTTTGTTATTGAGGGTATATATTTTAGCTGCCAGGGTTCAGAAGAAACCCatccccttcctttcctccagTTTGCAAGGTGAATATTGGTCCTGCCTGCAAATCTTCGGGAGACAGCAGACAAGCTTAATCTGGAAGACTAGAGGCAAAGACCCTTAATGCTCTTTAAGTACCCAGAGCTTGTTAAAACATTAGGCATAGAGCCCTTCTCAGCACCTGCTGTTAGGGCCAGACTTTTACTGATGGACAGTACTAGATGGCACCAATGTCTGAAAGGCAAATGTATATATAGGCAGGTAAACAAGGAAACTAAGACCTTAAACACAGGTCCCATCAGAGAGGCACATTATGAGGAAATTTAACATCCTCTTAGGTGCTGTCCTTTCCCTGAATCAAGTTATTAACACATAGGCTATTGTGAATAAATCTGGTTATTTTGCTATGGTGTATGTGTCTGTAGGCTTTGCATGATATTATGTCTTAGCAAACCTTTCAAGCTGGTGGTAGTAACGTTTTTCGTGTTAAAAATGGATTAGGAGTAGATTGGGAGTGCGttctgaagaaatgtttttttctgtt
This window harbors:
- the RAMAC gene encoding RNA guanine-N7 methyltransferase activating subunit isoform X1, coding for MPSRVILVHAELFSCQKGFMSSLTQNSTHLWASAGLKCTHTAPQPGPLPLQTLRFTLGSCAFPLKSKYVRHRLLKTRTGTKESLTNLYLCEWALHQILTAGSQFSHPEVPRPPWPRGTRPGGSGGPRAGRGGALCGGAAAAGGFVFRMTSLDDMPLNYEKMFAHRFTSDDEEYQEYLKRPADPPPIVEEWRNRSGGNQRNRDRFQDGRYFRGDRYNWQGDYRSNQRPERSWGNNYQQHRQGQSYSSHYGQYGYNSYNPGPRYHPY